A portion of the Naumovozyma castellii chromosome 2, complete genome genome contains these proteins:
- the ATG26 gene encoding sterol 3-beta-glucosyltransferase (ancestral locus Anc_1.69) → MPLPKNTKEITTCLPETSPILKSADHISKSLSNIKPKRGVTDIPRAMTGTLVRTILPEGKSKSRSKRNSEPKGEEADLAKSKYMMKSIAGLLTTASVYAGLDNIQNADSLAMNSSEIKEDDMANKQEEKEQKSTDEPLAISPDVKVRKPTLFDISIVPKDENDSEKENPEYLSAKRNMIIKKLSEVFTLPQEEKFMEEFPSWILKDVLVQGHLFVTTSHLLFFAYLPKPSGAVKMSGNLYIRSALTGSTRYWGVLKDNLFSLYNSPTDIYFPVLTIDLRNVTKIEVQKSFRSHNPTEYFKIITNEKTFKFIADSVNSATSWCKVLKKQQFSCQNTSNNSISLKIPLSNILELEDQKLVNEASIFVVKALESPETFAVDDYVFMFLDDSGSTLKNLLETRLKELKENNINILYGAEEEEKEEKLEPMNSDDLVKSIPKYIRTENILRQELAKLSLRRLTPQFYVPTAGSLIPQTPNVLSGGLNYLPSPTDYLPSRKNLPLTLASSQNPILDEIRAGPLIKRIRAKSGHWLKKRHQTDDNKIEESIVLENQSDSKLQSNEHKQPLNTDESTTQLNSISIEDQGSEILNDTDSIQSFELKSSPSKKGAVSTWAIHPLKNVTSMWQSTPLHYPNKAIEFTDDDKSLITSEKEVTLSNDRFRRHFILDENEFLISAYYTHLIKNVPMYGKFYIGDEVICYRSLIPGSSTKMILPLRDIETCYKEKGFRFGYFGLVIVIRGYEELFFEFASSLSRDDSEIIILKQVEKFREQQGTKDDDTNICRTESNTQHAKLKFLEDKISAGGYEVPLMLEQNPHFDVKITPNKSYNIGLLTIGSRGDVQPYIALGMGLIKEGHNVTIITHEEFRPFVESHGINFVELAGNPAKLMSLMVEHESMNIGLLREASANFKGWITDLLESSWVACKDLNLDLLIESPSAMVGIHLAEALDIPYFRAFTMPWSRTRAYPHAFIVPDQKKGGNYNYLTHVLFENIFWRGISGQVNKWRVETLGLKKTNLYLLQQNKVPFLYNVSPTIFPPSIDFSEWIKVTGYWFLDEKLNYKPPDDLIAFISKARTLNKKLVYIGFGSIVVSNAKEMTMALVEAVQNAGVYCILNKGWSDRLDKKEDKLEVELPECIFNSGNVPHDWLFPQVDAAVHHGGSGTTGATLRAGIPTVIKPFFGDQFFYASRVEDMGVGIALRKFNTKTFTQALKDVTTDKRMYNKVQEVKKQIAAEDGVKTAINCLYCELEYARSVTEDRRKRTKDPKNPLQSMKSTVSNVVPLDLRSMGLEDSWILL, encoded by the coding sequence ATGCCACTACCAAAAAACACCAAGGAAATAACAACTTGTCTTCCAGAGACAAGcccaattttgaaatcgGCAGACCATATCTCCAAATCCTTGTCGAACATTAAACCGAAGAGGGGCGTCACTGACATACCAAGAGCAATGACAGGAACACTAGTGCGTACAATTTTACCTGAGGGTAAAAGCAAAAGCAGAAGTAAGAGAAATTCAGAACCCAAAGGCGAAGAGGCCGATTTGGCAAAATCGAAATATATGATGAAAAGTATCGCCGGTTTATTAACTACAGCTAGTGTTTATGCTGGTCTagataatattcaaaatgcTGATTCTTTGGCCATGAATTCATCAGAGataaaagaagatgatatgGCAAATAAACAGgaagaaaaggaacaaaAGTCTACCGATGAGCCACTTGCTATTTCGCCTGATGTCAAAGTTAGAAAACCAacattatttgatatttcaaTAGTACCTAAAGATGAGAACGACtctgaaaaggaaaatcCCGAATATTTATCGGCAAAAAGGAATATGATAATTAAGAAACTTTCTGAAGTTTTTACACTTCCTCAAGAGGAGAAATTCATGGAGGAATTTCCATCATGGATCTTGAAAGATGTATTAGTTCAAGGTCATTTATTTGTCACGACGTCACAtctattattttttgcTTATCTACCAAAACCATCGGGCGCAGTAAAGATGTCGGGAAATTTATACATACGGTCCGCTCTCACAGGATCTACCAGATATTGGGGTGTCCTAAAAGACAATCTGTTCTCTCTTTATAATTCGCCAACAGATATCTATTTTCCGGTATTGACTATTGACCTAAGGAATGTTACCAAAATTGAAGTACAAAAATCGTTCCGTTCTCACAATCCAACTGAATATTTTAAGATAAtaacaaatgaaaaaacttttaaattcattgcAGACTCAGTAAATTCTGCTACAAGTTGGTGTAAGGTTCTGAAGAAGCAACAATTCTCCTGTCAAAATACTTCAAATAACTCTATCAGTTTGAAAATACCGCTAtccaatattttggaattggaagacCAGAAACTAGTGAATGAAGCAAGTATATTTGTCGTTAAAGCATTGGAAAGTCCTGAAACGTTTGCAGTTGATGATTATGTTTTTATGTTCTTGGATGATTCTGGTTCAACTCTAAAGAATTTGTTAGAGACTAGACTCAAGgaattaaaagaaaataatataaatattttatatggggctgaagaagaagaaaaggaagaaaaactTGAGCCTATGAATTCAGATGATCTTGTCAAATCTATTCCAAAGTATATTAGAActgaaaatatattgagACAAGAGTTGGCAAAACTCTCGTTGCGGAGACTAACCCCTCAATTTTACGTTCCAACGGCAGGTTCATTAATTCCACAAACTCCAAACGTTTTATCTGGAGGTTTGAATTATCTTCCCAGCCCAACAGATTATCTCCCATCTAGGAAGAATTTACCCTTAACTCTGGCCTCATCTCAAAACCCAATCTTGGATGAAATAAGAGCAGGTCCCTTAATCAAAAGAATACGTGCAAAAAGTGGTCATTGgttgaagaaaagacaTCAAACtgatgataataagattgaagaaagtaTCGTACTAGAAAATCAATCTGACTCCAAATTGCAATCAAACGAACACAAACAACCTCTGAATACAGATGAGTCCACAACGCAACtgaattcaatttcaattgaagatcAAGGAagtgaaattttaaatgatacagattcaattcaaagctttgaattaaaatcCAGTCCTTCAAAGAAAGGGGCAGTTTCTACTTGGGCAATACAtcctttgaaaaatgtaaCAAGTATGTGGCAATCAACGCCCTTGCATTATCCTAATAAGGCCATTGAATTtacagatgatgataaatcattaattaCAAGTGAAAAGGAAGTCACTTTATCGAATGATCGATTTAGAAGACATTTTATTTTAGACGAAAATGAGTTTCTTATTAGTGCATATTATACACATTTAATTAAAAACGTTCCAATGTATGGGAAGTTTTACATTGGAGATGAAGTGATTTGTTATAGATCACTAATACCAGGTTCAAGCACAAAGATGATTTTACCTTTAAGAGATATAGAAACCTGTTATAAGGAAAAGGGATTCAGATTTGGttattttggtttggtCATTGTTATCAGAGGATAcgaagaattatttttcGAATTtgcttcttcattatcaagaGATGATTctgaaattattattttaaaacaaGTGGAAAAGTTTAGAGAGCAACAGGGAACAAAAGACGATGATACGAATATATGTAGGACAGAAAGTAATACACAGCACGCCAAATTAAAATTCTTAGAAGATAAAATTAGCGCTGGAGGATATGAAGTGCCTTTAATGTTGGAACAGAATCCACATTTTGATGTTAAAATAACGCCAAATAAAAGTTATAACATTGGGTTACTCACAATCGGTTCCCGAGGTGATGTGCAACCTTATATAGCCCTTGGTATGGGTTTAATAAAAGAAGGCCATAATGTTACTATAATAACACATGAAGAATTCCGTCCTTTTGTAGAATCACATGGAATCAATTTTGTAGAATTAGCTGGGAACCCTGCAAAACTTATGTCCTTAATGGTGGAACATGAATCAATGAACATCGGCTTATTAAGGGAAGCCTCCGCCAATTTTAAAGGATGGATTACAGATTTATTAGAATCATCTTGGGTTGCCTGTAAGGATTTAAACCTGGATTTACTGATTGAATCTCCCTCGGCAATGGTAGGGATTCACCTTGCAGAGGCTTTGGATATTCCCTATTTTAGAGCCTTTACAATGCCATGGTCTAGAACAAGAGCATATCCACATGCATTTATTGTCCCCGATCAAAAGAAAGGTGGTAACTATAATTATTTGACTCATGTTCtgtttgaaaatatattctggAGAGGGATTAGTGGTCAGGTGAATAAATGGAGAGTCGAGACATTAGgattgaaaaaaacaaacTTATATCTATTACAACAGAATAAAGttccatttctttataATGTATCCCCAACTATATTCCCACCTTCTATAGATTTCAGCGAATGGATCAAAGTTACTGGCTATTGGTTCTTAGATGAAAAACTAAACTATAAACCTCCCGATGATCTGATAGCATTTATTTCGAAGGCAAGAACTTTGAACAAAAAATTAGTTTATATCGGGTTTGGTTCCATCGTGGTTTCAAATGCCAAGGAAATGACTATGGCACTCGTGGAGGCAGTACAGAACGCCGGAGTATACTGCATCCTGAATAAAGGATGGTCGGACAGATTAGACAAGAAAGAAGATAAGTTAGAAGTTGAACTGCCAGAATGTATTTTTAACTCTGGGAACGTTCCCCATGATTGGCTTTTCCCTCAAGTGGATGCTGCAGTACATCATGGTGGATCTGGTACAACAGGGGCTACATTAAGGGCAGGTATACCTACTGTAATTAAACCATTCTTTGGGGACCAATTTTTCTATGCGTCAAGAGTTGAGGATATGGGTGTAGGAATTGCTCTAAGGAAATTCAATACAAAAACTTTCACACAAGCATTAAAAGATGTTACAACGGACAAGCGGATGTATAATAAAGTTCAAGAGGTTAAGAAACAGATTGCGGCCGAAGATGGAGTGAAAACTGCCATAAACTGCCTGTATTGCGAACTTGAATATGCCAGAAGTGTCACAGAAGATAGGCGTAAGAGAACGAAGGATCCTAAAAATCCCCTCCAATCCATGAAAAGTACAGTCTCTAATGTTGTACCTCTTGATCTGAGAAGTATGGGACTGGAGGATTCATGGATTCTACTCTAG